The Phycisphaeraceae bacterium genome has a window encoding:
- a CDS encoding ATP-dependent Clp protease adaptor ClpS — protein sequence MASEQSNQPNGGGQAALQERPKVAPPRVDKLPPWKVLLHNDDSNFMEDVIRALQEICKFNHTEALQRTLEAHQTGVALLVVTHREHAELLREQFETKLLTVTIEPDQR from the coding sequence ATGGCGAGCGAGCAATCCAATCAGCCGAACGGCGGGGGGCAGGCGGCGCTTCAGGAGCGCCCCAAGGTCGCGCCGCCGCGCGTTGACAAGCTCCCTCCGTGGAAGGTGCTGCTGCACAACGATGACAGCAACTTCATGGAGGACGTGATCCGCGCCCTGCAGGAGATCTGCAAGTTCAACCACACCGAGGCGCTGCAGCGCACGCTCGAAGCGCACCAGACCGGCGTGGCGCTGCTGGTCGTCACGCACCGCGAGCACGCCGAACTGCTCCGCGAGCAGTTCGAGACCAAGCTCCTCACGGTGACGATCGAGCCGGATCAGCGGTAA
- a CDS encoding ATP-binding cassette domain-containing protein: MKRITSGAGVPPVKRCRPRGHSPLWSLRVLEVASIFGLDLDHLHDAARVFDRAALDRADALASWLAPGAIVLLTGPSGSGKSTLLRAIVERLSHRGRAVIDPGDVEIDESECVIETIAGSTEERCALLARVGLAEARLLVSPVRRLSEGQRARLRTALAFDAARRPGGSASSVSPGDAAAVIVIDEFLSPLDRVTACCVARSVSRLTRASTCSLLVATSHDDLAAALTPDVHERLEFA, translated from the coding sequence ATGAAGCGCATCACCAGCGGCGCAGGCGTCCCGCCCGTGAAGCGCTGCCGCCCGCGGGGACACTCCCCGCTCTGGTCGCTCCGTGTGCTCGAGGTCGCCTCGATCTTCGGTCTGGACCTCGATCACCTGCACGACGCCGCCCGCGTCTTCGACCGTGCCGCGCTTGATCGTGCCGACGCACTGGCCTCGTGGCTGGCGCCGGGGGCCATCGTGCTGCTCACCGGCCCCAGCGGCTCGGGCAAGTCCACGCTGCTGCGGGCGATCGTCGAACGACTCTCCCATCGGGGTCGCGCGGTCATCGACCCCGGCGATGTTGAGATCGACGAGTCAGAGTGCGTGATCGAAACGATCGCCGGCTCGACCGAGGAGCGCTGCGCCCTGCTCGCCCGGGTGGGGCTGGCGGAGGCGCGGCTGCTGGTCTCGCCCGTGCGCCGACTGAGCGAGGGTCAGCGGGCGCGGCTGCGGACGGCGCTGGCCTTCGACGCGGCGCGGCGCCCGGGGGGTTCGGCGTCGTCGGTATCGCCGGGTGATGCCGCCGCGGTCATCGTCATCGACGAGTTCCTCTCGCCGCTCGACCGCGTCACGGCCTGCTGCGTGGCGCGGAGCGTGTCGCGGCTGACGCGGGCGTCAACCTGCTCGCTTCTCGTCGCCACGTCCCACGATGACCTGGCAGCCGCGCTGACTCCTGACGTCCACGAGCGGCTGGAGTTCGCGTGA
- a CDS encoding BamA/TamA family outer membrane protein gives MRTLPLVALMLWLVAAAPLIGVAGLTGGRAWAQGISGEDAALAGLTISRVDIVGLNRVSRQTVLNTIRTATGNPYDPRTVRLDVDLLYRLGEFRTVDVRAALQPDRTVVVTYTLGEQPLLAGVDVVGNRVISDQEILMGIPVRAGAPADEYLIEESKRRIVELYRNRGHYLSEVTTDARAMQESSILIFQVIEGPRVRVRAIEFEGNDSFPDKRLRAEIKTETAIFLLRSGRLDQKVIANDVAAIDAFYKNRGYLDVRVDRRLELSPDSREVKVVFVISEGRVYTMRQVSTVGATIPSEQIAAWIDIKSGDVYSQDRIRKSLRLIQDGYAELARPDVRVRAVEIRTSEAPEVDLRLEVDEGEKALIGEVMIVGNTLTQDRVIRRQLTGVEPGRPVNPVAIARAEQRLRSTRLFNEPSITIQPPDPDDPRYRDILVRVKERNTGSFNFGVGVGSDTGVAGEFSITQRNFDLFDTPESFEEYIRGRAFRGAGQSFSLRLSPGDEVSTYSISLTEPYLFDVPLSFGVSAFFRQWQYNEYDEDRMNLTLSLTRQLGEFWSIGAVTRFERVKLPAIADFAPTEVFAAEGPDTITALGLRLRRSTVGTIVRPWRGSVFELSVDRVGLMGGDYDFTTATAEFITFITMREDFLGRRSILRLNARVSHIFESDEAPVYEQFYLGGRTFRGFDFRTISPKGIRNDNGEPSDEPVGGEWLFFLGAQYEFPIFEELFNGVLFVDSGTVSDDVGFDEYRLSVGFGIRLYIEAFGPAPLAFDFAFPILKERDDERQLFSFSVDIPF, from the coding sequence ATGAGAACGCTTCCCCTTGTCGCCCTGATGCTCTGGCTTGTCGCCGCCGCGCCCCTCATCGGGGTGGCGGGGCTGACGGGAGGGCGCGCCTGGGCGCAGGGGATCAGCGGCGAGGACGCGGCGCTGGCCGGGCTGACCATCTCCCGCGTGGACATCGTGGGCTTGAACCGCGTCTCGCGTCAGACGGTCCTCAACACCATCCGCACCGCCACGGGCAACCCCTACGACCCGCGCACCGTGCGGCTGGACGTGGACCTGCTCTACCGCCTCGGCGAGTTCCGCACCGTGGACGTGCGGGCCGCCCTGCAGCCGGACCGAACCGTCGTCGTGACCTACACCCTGGGCGAGCAGCCCCTGCTGGCGGGGGTGGACGTGGTGGGCAACCGGGTGATCTCCGACCAGGAGATTCTCATGGGCATCCCGGTTCGCGCGGGGGCCCCGGCGGATGAGTACCTGATCGAGGAATCCAAGCGGCGCATCGTCGAACTGTACCGCAACCGGGGGCACTATCTGTCCGAGGTGACCACCGACGCCAGGGCGATGCAGGAGTCGTCGATCCTGATCTTCCAGGTGATCGAGGGGCCTCGCGTGCGCGTGCGGGCCATCGAGTTCGAGGGCAACGACTCCTTTCCCGACAAGCGCCTGCGGGCGGAGATCAAGACGGAGACGGCCATCTTTCTGCTGCGATCCGGGCGACTGGATCAGAAGGTCATCGCCAACGACGTGGCGGCCATCGACGCCTTCTACAAGAACCGCGGCTACCTCGACGTGCGCGTGGATCGACGACTCGAACTCAGCCCCGACAGCCGCGAGGTGAAGGTGGTCTTCGTCATCAGCGAGGGCCGCGTCTACACCATGCGGCAGGTGAGCACCGTGGGCGCCACCATCCCCTCCGAGCAGATCGCGGCGTGGATCGACATCAAGTCGGGCGACGTGTACAGCCAGGACCGCATCCGCAAGTCGCTGCGGCTGATCCAGGACGGCTACGCCGAACTCGCCCGGCCGGACGTGCGGGTGCGGGCGGTCGAAATCCGCACCAGCGAAGCCCCCGAGGTGGACCTGCGCCTGGAAGTGGACGAGGGTGAGAAGGCCCTCATCGGCGAGGTGATGATCGTGGGCAACACGCTCACGCAGGATCGGGTCATCCGCCGTCAGCTCACCGGCGTGGAGCCGGGACGACCCGTCAACCCCGTGGCCATCGCCCGGGCGGAGCAGCGCCTGCGCTCCACGCGGCTGTTCAACGAGCCGTCCATCACGATCCAGCCGCCCGATCCGGATGATCCCCGCTACCGCGACATCCTGGTGCGCGTCAAGGAGCGCAACACCGGCTCGTTCAACTTCGGCGTGGGCGTGGGGTCGGACACGGGCGTGGCCGGCGAGTTCTCGATCACCCAGCGCAACTTCGACCTGTTCGACACGCCCGAGTCGTTCGAGGAGTACATCCGCGGTCGGGCCTTCCGCGGGGCGGGGCAGTCATTCTCGCTCCGTCTGTCGCCGGGCGACGAGGTGAGCACCTACTCGATCTCGCTCACGGAGCCGTACCTGTTCGACGTGCCGCTGTCGTTCGGCGTCAGCGCGTTCTTCCGCCAGTGGCAGTACAACGAGTACGACGAGGATCGGATGAACCTGACGCTGTCGCTGACGCGTCAGCTGGGCGAGTTCTGGTCCATCGGCGCGGTGACGCGTTTCGAGCGTGTGAAGCTGCCGGCCATCGCCGACTTCGCGCCCACCGAAGTGTTCGCCGCCGAGGGGCCCGACACCATCACCGCCCTGGGGCTGCGGCTGCGGCGATCGACGGTGGGCACCATCGTGCGCCCCTGGCGGGGCAGCGTCTTCGAGCTCAGCGTGGACCGCGTGGGCCTGATGGGCGGGGACTACGACTTCACCACCGCCACCGCCGAGTTCATCACCTTCATCACCATGCGCGAGGACTTCCTGGGCCGGCGCAGCATCCTGCGGCTCAACGCCAGGGTGTCGCACATCTTCGAGAGCGACGAGGCCCCGGTGTACGAGCAGTTCTACCTGGGCGGACGCACCTTCCGCGGGTTCGACTTCCGCACCATCAGCCCCAAGGGCATCCGCAACGACAACGGCGAACCCAGCGACGAGCCGGTGGGCGGCGAGTGGCTCTTCTTCCTCGGGGCGCAGTACGAGTTCCCCATCTTCGAGGAACTCTTCAACGGCGTGCTCTTCGTCGATTCCGGCACGGTGAGCGACGACGTGGGATTCGACGAGTACCGGCTGTCGGTGGGCTTCGGCATCCGGCTCTACATCGAGGCCTTCGGCCCCGCGCCGCTGGCCTTCGACTTCGCCTTCCCCATCCTCAAGGAACGGGACGACGAGCGCCAGCTCTTCAGTTTCTCGGTGGACATTCCGTTCTGA